The Channa argus isolate prfri chromosome 22, Channa argus male v1.0, whole genome shotgun sequence genome has a window encoding:
- the LOC137107731 gene encoding arrestin-C-like isoform X1 — MMRNTLKDLSEMAKVFKKTSGNGGLTLYLGKRDYVDHVGAVDQVDGVVKLDPTDFGDRKVFVQLACAFRYGSEDLDVMGLCFRKDIWLQIVQLYPENHKPALTAMHETLLKKAGDNAYPFSFEIPNTLPCSVSLQPGPDDKGKACGVDFEVKTFLALEKCNPDEKIEKKDTARLIIRKIQYAPSEVGSGPKAEICKSFMMSDKPVHLEASMEKDLYYHGEAIPIKIQIKNESNKTVKKIKITVDQTTDIVLYSADKYTKTVLNKEFDEIVEAGGNYENTLSITPLLTDNKEKRGLALDGKLKEEDTFLASTTMLKKGIEKEVLGILVSYKIKINLMVAGAGLLGSLTASDVSVELPLLLMHPKPEE; from the exons ATGATGAG AAACACTCTTAAAGATCTTTCAGAAATGGCAAA ggTTTTCAAGAAGACCAGCGGAAATGGAGGG CTGACCCTCTACCTTGGGAAGAGAGACTATGTGGACCACGTTGGTGCAGTGGACCAAGTTG ATGGTGTTGTGAAGCTGGACCCTACAGACTTTGGAGAcagaaaag TGTTCGTGCAGCTGGCCTGTGCCTTCCGTTATGGCAGTGAGGACCTGGACGTGATGGGTCTGTGcttcaggaaggacatctggctCCAGATCGTCCAGCTCTACCCTGAGAACCACAAGCCCGCTCTGACCGCCATGCATGAAACCCTGCTAAAGAAGGCCGGGGACAACGCTTACCCTTTCAGTTTTGAA ATTCCCAACACCCTGCCATGCTCAGTCTCTCTGCAGCCTGGTCCAGATGACAAGGGCAAG gCTTGTGGTGTTGACTTTGAGGTCAAAACTTTCCTTGCCTTGGAAAAGTGCAACCCTGATGAAAAGATTGAAAAAAA GGACACCGCTCGCCTTATCATTCGAAAGATCCAGTACGCCCCCTCCGAGGTGGGCTCTGGGCCCAAGGCTGAAATCTGCAAAAGCTTCATGATGTCCGACAAGCCTGTTCATCTAGAAGCTTCAATGGAGAAAGAT CTCTACTACCATGGTGAAGCAATCCCAATCAAAATCCAAATCAAAAATGAGAGCAACAAAACAGTCAAGAAAATCAAAATCACTG TGGACCAAACCACAGACATCGTCCTCTACTCAGCAGACAAATACACCAAGACTGTTCTTAACAAAGAATTTGA TGAGATAGTGGAGGCCGGAGGCAACTATGAAAATACTCTGAGCATCACTCCTCTGCTGACTGATAACAAGGAGAAAAGAGGTCTGGCTCTGGATGGAAAACTTAAAGAGGAGGACACTTTCTTGGCCTCCACCACTAT GCTGAAAAAAGGTATTGAAAAAGAGGTGCTGGGAATCCTGGTGTCTTACAAGATTAAAATTAACCTCATGGTGGCTGGAGCAGG CCTGCTGGGCAGCCTCACGGCCAG CGACGTATCAGTGGAACTGCCATTGCTGCTCATGCACCCCAAGCCTGAag AGTAA
- the LOC137107731 gene encoding arrestin-C-like isoform X2, which translates to MAKVFKKTSGNGGLTLYLGKRDYVDHVGAVDQVDGVVKLDPTDFGDRKVFVQLACAFRYGSEDLDVMGLCFRKDIWLQIVQLYPENHKPALTAMHETLLKKAGDNAYPFSFEIPNTLPCSVSLQPGPDDKGKACGVDFEVKTFLALEKCNPDEKIEKKDTARLIIRKIQYAPSEVGSGPKAEICKSFMMSDKPVHLEASMEKDLYYHGEAIPIKIQIKNESNKTVKKIKITVDQTTDIVLYSADKYTKTVLNKEFDEIVEAGGNYENTLSITPLLTDNKEKRGLALDGKLKEEDTFLASTTMLKKGIEKEVLGILVSYKIKINLMVAGAGLLGSLTASDVSVELPLLLMHPKPEE; encoded by the exons ATGGCAAA ggTTTTCAAGAAGACCAGCGGAAATGGAGGG CTGACCCTCTACCTTGGGAAGAGAGACTATGTGGACCACGTTGGTGCAGTGGACCAAGTTG ATGGTGTTGTGAAGCTGGACCCTACAGACTTTGGAGAcagaaaag TGTTCGTGCAGCTGGCCTGTGCCTTCCGTTATGGCAGTGAGGACCTGGACGTGATGGGTCTGTGcttcaggaaggacatctggctCCAGATCGTCCAGCTCTACCCTGAGAACCACAAGCCCGCTCTGACCGCCATGCATGAAACCCTGCTAAAGAAGGCCGGGGACAACGCTTACCCTTTCAGTTTTGAA ATTCCCAACACCCTGCCATGCTCAGTCTCTCTGCAGCCTGGTCCAGATGACAAGGGCAAG gCTTGTGGTGTTGACTTTGAGGTCAAAACTTTCCTTGCCTTGGAAAAGTGCAACCCTGATGAAAAGATTGAAAAAAA GGACACCGCTCGCCTTATCATTCGAAAGATCCAGTACGCCCCCTCCGAGGTGGGCTCTGGGCCCAAGGCTGAAATCTGCAAAAGCTTCATGATGTCCGACAAGCCTGTTCATCTAGAAGCTTCAATGGAGAAAGAT CTCTACTACCATGGTGAAGCAATCCCAATCAAAATCCAAATCAAAAATGAGAGCAACAAAACAGTCAAGAAAATCAAAATCACTG TGGACCAAACCACAGACATCGTCCTCTACTCAGCAGACAAATACACCAAGACTGTTCTTAACAAAGAATTTGA TGAGATAGTGGAGGCCGGAGGCAACTATGAAAATACTCTGAGCATCACTCCTCTGCTGACTGATAACAAGGAGAAAAGAGGTCTGGCTCTGGATGGAAAACTTAAAGAGGAGGACACTTTCTTGGCCTCCACCACTAT GCTGAAAAAAGGTATTGAAAAAGAGGTGCTGGGAATCCTGGTGTCTTACAAGATTAAAATTAACCTCATGGTGGCTGGAGCAGG CCTGCTGGGCAGCCTCACGGCCAG CGACGTATCAGTGGAACTGCCATTGCTGCTCATGCACCCCAAGCCTGAag AGTAA
- the znrd2 gene encoding protein ZNRD2 codes for MALNGDDQDFEWEPPTEAEMKVIQARRERQDKISKLMGDYLLKGYKMLGDCCDVCGTILLQDKQQKNYCVSCQELDSDVDKDNPALNAQAALSQVRERQLAAQSPAPSQTPQLNETPCSSQASVSVPQPRPEHCEGAAAGGRALLLPPAVSSPTSPVSTTAVAPTRPSVCLQSTALQPALQEAEDAVLTKLRWATTQLQSSVSLEASAQLCNLITSCANSLRSLRELNQ; via the exons ATGGCATTGAATGGAG ATGATCAGGACTTTGAGTGGGAGCCTCCAACAGAGGCAGAGATGAAAGTGATCCAGGCTCGCAGGGAACGACAAGATAAAATTAGCAAGCTGATGGGAGACTACCTGCTCAAAGGATACAAGATGCTGGGAGATTGCTGTGACGTGTGTGGG ACTATTCTTCTTCAGGATAAACAGCAGAAGAACTACTGTGTTTCATGCCAGGAGCTGGACTCCGATGTTGACAAGGACAATCCTG ctttAAATGCACAGGCAGCATTGTCCCAGGTGAGAGAGAGGCAGCTTGCAGCCCAATCTCCTGCACCGTCCCAGACCCCCCAACTAAATGAAACCCCGTGCAGTAGTCAGGCGAGCGTTTCAGTTCCTCAGCCCAGACCGGAGCACTGTGAGGGTGCTGCTGCCGGAGGGAGAGCTCTCCTGCTTCCACCTGCTGTCTCTTCTCCTACATCGCCTGTCTCCACCACAGCTGTGGCACCCACTCGTCCCTCAGTTTGTCTACAGAGCACTGCCCTTCAACCTGCGCTGCAAGAAGCTGAAGATGCTGTTCTAACTAAACTTCGCTGGGCCACTACCCAGCTCCAGAGTTCAGTCTCCCTGGAGGCAAGTGCCCAGCTTTGCAACCTCATCACTAGCTGTGCTAATTCGCTGCGCAGCCTCAGGGAGCTCAACCAGTAA